One Zymoseptoria tritici IPO323 chromosome 5, whole genome shotgun sequence genomic window, CTTCCATTTCTTCGATGATGTACCGAGGGAGCTGCGCGATCTGATCTACGAATATGCGCTTCACGCCCCACAGCGTTTCTTACTCGGCAATTCCAAGTTTACCGTGCAGCCTCGCCGCGTTCCCTGCTCGCATCTATTGACGGTCAGCCGCCAGTTCAAGAGCGAGTACATGAGCTGTAAGTACAGCTCAGAGTCTAGCGCATGACACGATCGCTTCAGCCAGCCTTCTGAGTGCTGCGCATCCGGGCTCGAACAGTCGCTAATCCGTCCATATCACTTCTAGGTGCCGACAAGCTTGCGACATTGGACATCTTCGACCACGGCGAGTCTCTCCCGCAGCCGCAAGAAATCGTCTCACTGCCCAGCCCCGCTCTCAACATCTCTTCGCTTGCGCTTCACCTCATCGCGGAAAGCAGCGATCCCAGCTTCCCGGATATGGACCTTCATATGAAGTGGGTCAGGCATATCATGTCTATGCTCCCGCGTCTTCGAAGTCTGAATGTAACTGTGCACGCCAACTCGGAAGATCTCGCCCGTATCTTCGGCATCAAGAAAGCTGTCGCTCCATGGGTACAGCTCACGGTTCTCAAGGAATTCGAGGTGTACAAGACGCCGACATTCATGATGCCGAACCTTTGGTCGGTTTCCGGACATGAAGGGATGAAGACCCCGGATTTCCTGGTCACGAGATGGTCGCTGCAGAGAGGCGAGTGGGAGGACTCCACTGACAAAGGGCCTGTTTTGATAGGCTTGTTGGATGACGTgcaggacgaggaagacggcggagaagactCCGGGGACGCTGGCGACGATGTTGAACACGACGAGGAACGCACGTCAGTGAAGGATGAGGACAAGGAGGAACACAATGAGGAAGAACTCACCGCGGCAGATGACGAGTCTGACGAGGAATGGCTTGCTCCTGTGAATCCTTACGAATACGGCACGGAGGAGTATCGGCAGTTCAAGCGGGAAGTGTTGGATGCGTGAGGATGGGTTTGAAGTGTGACCATCAAGCAGGACGGAGCAGGACCATTCACAATCTGCTTGTTTGCGTTTCGGTCTCATCTTGAAGGCTGAAAATGTTGAGTGCAGATACTTGCGAGGCGGAGGTAGAGCAGACAGCAGGTCACTTCGTGGAAACAGACCTAGACTGAGTATCAGCGAGCGCAACATCGCTACGAGGTGTCACGATACTCACAACACTGATATACCAAGAAGCGCAACTGTGCGCTCGCTACACCGTTGAAATTCGATGAGCAGGTGCGAAAGCAGCTCAGCGAGAAGATAGATCTCATTCAGAAAAAGATACACTGAAATGTACACACACGCTCAAGCTATCCAGCTCGGGAGATCCTCCAAAAAATCAGTCCAACTCCCATCAAATGTCACCATCATCGCTTGCTGTTTTCAGTCTCTCTAGTACTCCAGAGTGATCTCCTGGTCCTTGACGCGTCCAATGACAATGGAGCTCGCGTACCTGTTTGCATGTTAGCAACTGTCCCGAAGACCGTAAGAAATGCATTCTCAACTCACTTGGGAATAACCTCATCATCGTGCATCATCTCAAACTCCTCTGAAGCGTCCTTGCCCATGTGGCTGAACAGTGCCTGAGGACCACCGGGGTGCTCGTCAACCCAGTTGGTGACATCCATGACGATACCCTTGACTGCGATCCACAGGTCCTCCTTCTTGTTGTGCTTTGCGACCTCCTCCAAGCTGAACTCCTTCTCAGGCACCTTGAAGTTCTTTGGGTCATATGGCTCATCGACCTTGCCGGGCTCCTGGTTCTTGCCCATGACGGGTGCAGCGGAGTGCTGCTTTTGCTGGTTGATCTTATCTGCGGCGCTGTCGCTGCTTGAAGCAGAGGCACCGTTGCCCCACTCGACGGAGATCTTGCCGGGTGTGCTTGGGTCGATGTGCAGGCTGATTTGGCCGGCACGGGTCGCGGCGGAGCCACCGGCGCTGTTGAGTGCCTGCTGCATGAGGTACTTGCTTGAGCTGGCACCCGCAACACGGCCGTAGACGACACATCCGAGGAGAGAAGAACCACCGAGACGGTTGGCACCGTGAACACCACCAGCCAACTCACCGCAGATGAACAGACCATCGAAAGGCTTGCCCTGGTTGTTCAGGACCTGAGCCTGGTCGTTGATCTCGATACCACCCATGGTGAAGTGGAGCACGGGCTCCATCTGGGCGACGTGGAAGTCGTCGTTGACCTCAACCGGGAAGTTATGGAAGAACTTCTTGTTGTATGgatccttctcctcgccgtTGGCGTACTTGTTGTATGCAGTGAATGTCTTGTTGAGCGCCTGCTCGCCGCAGCCGATCTCCTTGGCAAGCTCCGCTCcggtcatcttcttcatgaGGCCACGGCCGGAGTAATGGCGAGTGTGGAAGTCGAGAGTGTTGGATGCCTTGCTGTTGAGGACGAGGCGAATGGGCCACAGACCCTGCTCCTTCTGCTTCCACATCTCGTTGGAGACGAAATCACGGTGCTGGAGCTCATCGACGAATCGCTCTCCCTTGTTGTTCAACAAAAGACCACCCTCTCCACGGAGAGCCTCAGCAGCCAAGAACTTGGTCTTTGCGGTTGGGTCCTTGGGGTCGACCAGACCAGTTGGGTGAACCTGCACCTTGTccatgtcgatgtcgttggCACCAATCTTCATCAACATCTTGTGTCCGTCACCGGTAGCGTGGTTGccgttggtggtggagaggtcgaAGGTATCGGGCCTGTGCTTCTTGAGGAGCGAGTCCTCTGTGAAATCGGCGGCGTAACCACCGGTGGCCAGGACAACTGGGCCGTCCACAGTGACCTGCTCGCCGTTGAACTCATATGTGACACCAGTGGCACGCTGGCCGTCCATGTTGATGTTCTTGaccttggccttcttgatGAGGGCTACACGCTCTGGCTCTTTCTCGGACAGCTCCTCGAATCGCTGCATGAGCGCGTAGGTGATGGCCATACCGGGGAATTTGGCATCGTGGCCACGGTGGGTACGCGGGTAGGAGTGTCCTCTGTGGGAGATCGTCAGTATCGCATTTCTCGGGTATTGCGGATATGTCAAAGTACGTACCCTAACCGGGAAACGAGGGTCAGGTCGAGGTTGAAGACATCCTGCAGCCACTCGACAGCGGCGGCGGACTGGTATGTGAGGACCTTGATGAGATCTGGTCGAGCCTTGTCACGGGCGGACTTGAATGTGTCGTCGTAGAATTGCTTGACGCTGTCCTGGATCTTGTGGTCGACCTGGGTGCGGGTCAGGGCTCCGTTGATTCCGGAGGTGGCCTTGGTGGAATTGCCTCCCATGAAGTCTGAACGCGCGCATTAGTGGATTGTTGGCCGGCGagacatcgacgacgaggacgtactgttcttgtcgaggaggagaacatTGCCACCGGCGAGGTAGATGGTGTGCGCAGCACTCAGGCCGGAAACTGTCCTATTGTCAGCGGATTGCACCCCTCTTTTGGGCGTGGAGAGTACTCACGGCcggcgccgacgacgatgactcTCTCAGGCATGATTGATGATATGCTGAAGATTAAAGAGAGAGATGTGTATGAGGAGGTGTAAGAGAGAAGGAGGTTGTGTGTGAAAGGAATGGAAGACAGATCTTTGGTATACGAAGAGGTCCGTCTCGGTCAGGTGCGGTCTGCCTCGGCACATCCGACGGGAGACTCGAGACTGGCGGTCGCGTTGCTTGGAGACTCTCGAATTTATTGGGTGGCAACGCCGGGAACAAGGGCACGAGATCACGACGAATTGATGGACATCTGTTCTACAATGTATGCACAAGTATGCTGTCGGCTCTACACACTCATACACCGAAATCTGCTTTCACATGCGATATTCCTCCACAGCCTCTCTTCTGCACCAGGATGTTTGCGTGAAACTGCTAGGTGACCATCAAGCAAAAAGCTCGCGCTCGTGATTCACAAAGGGCGCCCTTCCAGGATCTCGCCCCGCAAAACCTCGGTTTGACATGTGAAGATTTGTGGAGGGTCTGGAATTGTACGGCGCGGCCAATCAACGACCATATATTTacttcctccaccttctccgGAAATGTCTATTCCACCGCTAGCGGGAAAGCAGTATCCTTTGCGGAGATTCACTTTGCGCTTGCCATGCGAGATCTCTTCTCCGTCAAATCGCTCCAAGTGGCGCACTCTCAAAGGGGAAAGCAAATGCCGAAACAGCGAAGCACAGAAGGCCGGCCCTGCACATTGCCCTCAGGCAATGTCACGCATTCTGCCGGCGAGGGTACAGGGTCCTGCACAGAACTCGGGAATAATGCACCGCTCGGGCAGAAGCTGTGCATGCCCTGCGTGGCATGCTTGACGGGCATGTTTGACACAAAGTCACGCGCACAACCCGCAGTGTTGTTGCTGTGTCAGAATGTCCTTGCCATTTGCTGTCTATGATTCATTGTTGTCGCTGGTCCTCGCATGCTATCCAGTAGCCCAAAATCCCAAAACTCCAGACTGGTCCTTTTTCTCTCGTTCTAATACCGGTGAGGATATCCTGGATCGAACTGTCAGTGCTCATGTTCGCATGTTTCTCACTCACAGTTCCTCACACACAATCGTGGACTACATACCTGGCGGGTAGCCTGGTGGCGGTGGTCCGTAGCCAGGAGCGCCTGCGAACGTGGTCACCGCGTAGATGGCCGGCGCTTCCTCACAGTCGTCGGTGACTGTAGGAAGAGGTGCAGCTGCAGTGGTGGTCTCTTCACATTCTTCGTACGCTGAAGTGGTTGTCGTCGATTCTGTACAGTCGCTGTGGGCTGGAGCGCTCGAGGTGGCATTCGGCGCCGTGGTAGATATCCCATGAGGGATGCTGCCAGTGCCTGGCAAGCCCGTGCCGGTAAATGATGAAGGATTTGAGACGGTCGATGAAACATTGAAATAGCCGGAAATGCTGGCAGGACGGGAAGGGCTCGCAGACGACGTCGATGGGGAAGTAGTAGCATTGCTGCGCATGGTCGATGATGCAAAAGTAGGTGCTATCGAAGTAGCGTTGCTGCGCATGGTCGATGATGCAAAAGTTGGTGCTGTCGAAGTAGCGTTGCTGCGCATGGTCGAGGATGCAAAAGTAGGTGCTGTCGAAGTCGCGTTATTTGGCACGATCgctgacgaagaagaggctGGTGCCGAGGTACTATTGGCCGGTACAGTGGACGAAGGCATGATTGAGCTGACGGGTAAAGCGGCCGAAGAAGAGACGGTAGAGTTGGAAGAACCACCGGAAGCTCCACACGAATTGATCATGTCGGAATCGAGTACAATAGCGGATCCCGCGTACAGACCACCTTGGACCTCCGCAGCCGTGTTGAGTGTGATGTCAGTACCAGCCAAAATGTTGCCGGCGAACGCGCTTGTTGTCCCGATGGTAGCTGCGGACTTCACAATCCAGTACACACTACAAGGATCAGCTTGGTCCCTGAGGTTGACCATGGAGCCGCTGCCAGTGGTGAGCGAACTCCCGATCTGGATGACATATAGCCCGTCGCCGGAGAGAGTCAGCATGCCATCAAGGGTGACGGCAGAGTCGAAGCTGTAGATACCGGGACGAAGTGTCAGGCCCGCGAGACTTGCCAATGCTCCGAAGCGCTGTGTCGGAGGCagtccttgtccttgctTGAATGCCGCTGTGGAATCGGCTTGGGCTTGTTTGGCGACTTCGTTTGCAACGGCCAAAGTTCCCGTGTACAGTCCTGGCGGGAATCCGGTGACGGCTAATGTTGATGTTAGTCTCAGCTTATTTGAGCGTGGTCTTGGTCGACTGACAAGTCCCTGTCGTGCCGACATCTCCGTTGATCTCAGTGTCTCCAGTGTTGCTGACACCAGCTGGAGCAAGAGCCCCGAAACTGCCTGCAGTTCCAAGATTGACGGTCCCTTGAGCATGAGAGAGGGCAGCGCTTGCCACAAGCATGCGGACGGCATCGCTGAACAGCATGATAGCGGACGAAGGACGGATGAGAGTCGGTACGGAAGAGGTGTGCAGCACTGCTCTGACTTATACTGGTAGACAGTGGTCGTCAACCAGGTTTGCTGCTTACCCGAGATGAGAGGGCACAACCCAGATGCGCTACTACGGCACGTCTAGGGGTATGTCTTGCCGCTCGCGCACAGGTACAGAGCCACGGCCCCACACAGATCGAGGAGTTCATCCCTGACGCACCACATGGCATCGCCAATGTCCTTCCAAGCGCGATCAGTGAGGTCCTGAGCTTGCGACGACTTTCGTGCTCTCTGTTGGGTAGTGTCGTTCGCGATGAAGCGATTGTCCTCTGCCTGATCGTCGCAGGGTTGTTTGTTTGCGTGCGGTCAGAGTTAGGGACCCGGTCTTCATACAGGGCTATGGGCAGACCTTTGCCTCTATGCAGCCCAAGTCCTCACTCGACAGGACTGGGTTCGGCAATTTGTTCTCTTGTTTGAAGGCGTCAACCTGAAATGTTCGCAAGACGAGACGCTCAGCTTCTCGAAGTTGAAAGGCTTGAAAGTGAAAGGCTTGAAAGTGAGACCACTGTACCGAGTTGTACGCCATCGGCAGAGACTCCATACTAGCAGGGCTCGACGGGGCGTTCCTGGATCATGGCCGGGTTGTCTGGGACGTGACGTGGACAACGATCAAGATTACGTCGGAGTGTACTCCGACGTGCTCAACAGAGCGGACTGCATCTGACCACAACTGATTGTTGTTTGTGATCTGAATTGCTTGTACAGCGAAGCGAATTGTGTTCTTCCACAGCGATGCAGGTACCCGTCTTGTATGTGGTACTACCAAACAGATGGTCAGCGAAGAAGAAACGGCGCCGTCCTTTGTGCTGAGACGATGCACGTCGTTCCGAATTCTATCGCAATGGCATCTTGTCCTTCGATTTGTGTTATGCCCTGCTCGTGTCAAAGTGATGTCGAAGGTTACGAGTGAGTGAAGTCCTCGTTTAGACGAGCGCACATGGGCTGGACCCTTTCAAGATCGGCACATGCATTTCCGCTTTGAGATTCCGCAAGAGCACGAGCCTCCTTCCAAGTTTCACACCAGCACTCGTCACCGCCCCCAAAGCTCAGACATCAACGTTGAGCTTCCGCCTCAGTCTCACACAAACATCAACCCTCCACCACGAACCACGATATACACAACAAACAATCAATCGACATTCAACGTCACTCAAAATGGATAAGCTCAAGAACATGCTCGGCGGCCACAAGGACAAGGAGGCGACCTCGTCTTCTCACTCCCCGGCATCTGGAGGAGCTGATCCGAACAGCGCCCAGGTACGTCCAATGGGCAGACGGCCTGCATTGAGAATCTAACACATGTCGACTACCGCTGACCCTCGCTTCGAACAGGGTGTCATCCTTCACACCACCCTCGGAGACATCACCATCTCCCTCTACGGAAAGGAGACTCCACGCACCTGCAAGAACTTTGCTACCTTGGCTTCCACCGGCAAATACGACAATGTGATCTTCCACCGCATCATCAAGGGGTAAGGAAAGGGTCGCAACGCAAGCTTCTCATCTCCGCTGTGGCTGACGTTGTCTTCAGATTCATGATCCAGGGAGGTGACCCAACCGGTACCGGCCGCGGCGGTTCCTCCATCTACGGCGAGAAGTTCGAAGACGAGTTCGTCTCTGGCCTCAAGCACACCGGAAAGGGAACGCTTTCCATGGCCAATGCCGGTCCCAACACCAACGGATCGCAGTTCTTCATCACTCTTGGCCCAACTCCGTAAGTACTTTGAAGAGCAAGGAATGGAACGTGCATGAGACAGTCTCTGCGATCGCTCCAGATCTTGAACCCGCATGTCACTGCTCTTTGTCTGAGCAGCAGCTGACCTTTACACCCTTTTAGTCACTTGGACGGCAAGCACACTGTGTTTGGCAAGGTCACCGAGGGCATGGACGTCGTCGATAAGCTCGGCGCCGTGGCTACCGATGGTGGCGACCGCCCCAAGTCGGAGGTCAAGATCAACAGCGCCACTGTCATCTAGATGGTGTGAGACGCCGTGGAGCTCGGTGCCTGTGCGAACGATGCCACGAATGAGTTCGCGGTGCTTCAAGTCTTCACGAAAGACGATACGGAGAATGAAAAGTACATGACTTTTTACGGCCATTATGTTTTGACCCTGGAGGTGTCCATTAGTATAGCTCCCATATCAACGAGAGCTTCATCTGCGGATGAAGTCTCATTCGAGCAGAATCGACATGCGGCAGGTCTCATTCTCTAGCCACTGACATGTATCCCGAGCACTGCGCCTCTGCTGTGCTTGACCTTTCCCAAAAACATCGACCAAGGTATCACTTGCTCAACCCAAAATTCGTCCTCTCATGCTCCATGATCGCCTCCACCTTCTGCGCACTCGCCGAACTCGTATCAAACTTGTACCCAATCCACTCCTTCACCAGCCGTCTTGCCAATTCAATCCCAATGACTCTCTCGCCCATACACAACACCTGCGCATCATTGCTCAAGATCGCCCTCTCCACACTGAAGCTATCGTGTGCCGTCACCGCCCTGATTCCAGGTACTTTATTCGCACTGATAGCAACCCCCAACCCCGTACCACAAATTAAGAGACCGCGATCAGCTTTCCCTGCCGCAATGAGCTTCGCGGCATCAACGGCGGGGTGAGGGTAGGCGGTTTTATCGGAGGATTCGTTGACGCCGACGTCGATCACTTCGGCGACGCGTGGGTCGGCTTCGAGGTCGGCTTTGATTTTGTTCTTGTAGCCGCAGCCGGCTTCGTCGGCGCCCATGGCGATTACGAggccggaggtggaggccATTGTGAGGGCTTGAGTGGTGGCGTGGTTTGCGGTCTCGCAGCTATCGAGCGATGAATCGTTTCGAGCTGGATGTCGTGTGAAGAATTGGGAGCAGAGTGAATATGTTGGGAAGGTCATAAAATGGCCGGTGGCCGGCTAAAGCAAGAGAGACTGGCGGTC contains:
- the RKIB gene encoding ribose 5-phosphate isomerase B (phosphopentosisomerase; phosphoriboisomerase; ribose phosphate isomerase; 5-phosphoribose isomerase; D-ribose 5-phosphate isomerase; D-ribose-5-phosphate ketol-isomerase), with translation MASTSGLVIAMGADEAGCGYKNKIKADLEADPRVAEVIDVGVNESSDKTAYPHPAVDAAKLIAAGKADRGLLICGTGLGVAISANKVPGIRAVTAHDSFSVERAILSNDAQVLCMGERVIGIELARRLVKEWIGYKFDTSSASAQKVEAIMEHERTNFGLSK